In the genome of Mesorhizobium sp. NBSH29, the window TCACCGTCAAGCTCGACGACATCGCCTACCGTGCCGTGGCCGGAAACCGGCTTCGCATCGCCATTTCGTCCAGCTACTGGCCGATGGTGTGGCCCTCGCCGCAGCCGGTCGCGCTGACCGTGTGTGAGGGAAGCCTGGTGCTTCCGCTGGCGGCCGACGACGCCAGCCGCCCGATCCATTTCCCTGACCCCGAAGGTGCCACCCCTTGGCAGACCGAAACACTGCGTGAAGGCAGCAATACGCGCAAGGTTGGTCACAACAGCGTCACCGGCCGGGTGTTACTGGAAATTGTCGACGATTTCGGCGAAATCCGCGATTGTGACCACGGTCTGGTCAATGGCAGCATTGCCCGAGAAAGCTGGAGTATCGATCCCTCCAACCCACTGTCAGCAGAGGGCGAAACGCACTGGTCGCAAACGCTGTCGCGGTCAGAATGGTCGGTGAGAACGGAAACTTTTACAAAAATGCGCTCAAACGCCGAAACTTTCCATTTGACCGGCCGTATTCTTGCTTATGAAGGAGAAAAACTCGTCTTTGAACGCAACTTCGAAGAATCTGTCGCCAGGGACTTTCTTTGAGGCTCTGGCCATTGGTCCAAATGCGACATACCATTTACGCCACGTAATGTCGCAATCGGCCTTGTCGCAAGGTAAGGCTTGCGTCCACTATTCCAGCAACAAAAACAGCCTGAATACAGGCGAACCCAACAGAGTGAGGAACCACACATATGTCGCAAGAACTTGAATTTCTGAGCCGTCACGTTGCTGTTGGCAAACTCAGCCGGCGCGATTTTCTAGGCCGCGCCGCCGCACTCGGCGTCAGTGCCGCCTTTGCCAACACGTTGCTGGGCTCGGCCGCACTGGCCCAAGGTCCTGTCAAGGGCGGCATCCTCAAGGCCGGCATGCAAGGCGGTGAAGCCACCAACAATCTCGACCCGGCAACGTTCCTCAGCCAAGTGCCATTTTCGTTCGGCAAATGCTGGGGCGAATATCTGCTGGCGCTGAAGCCGGATGGCACGATCGAGAACCGCATCGCCGAAGAGGTCAACGCCTCCGCCGACGCCAAGGAATGGACATTCAAGATCCGCGACGGCGTGGAATTCCATAATGGCAAGACTGTCAGCGCGGAAGATGTTCTGGCAACGCTTGAGCGCCACTCCAACGAGGAATCAAAGTCAGGTGCCTTGGGCATCATGAAAGGCATTGAATCCATGAAGGTCGACGGCAAGAACGTTGTCGTGACCCTCACTCAGCCCAATGCCGATCTGCCCTACCTGATGACTGACTACCATTTGATCGTCCAGCCCAATGGCGGCAAGGATGATCCGACTGCCGGCATCAGCGCTGGCCCCTACAAGGTCACAGTCAACGAGCCGGGCGTGCGCGCCGGCGGAGAGCGCTTCGCCAATTATTGGATGGGTGACAAAGTCGGCCATGCCGACCAGATCGAGATCATCGTCATCAACGACGCCACGGCACGCACGTCCGCGCTGCAGGGCGGTCAAGTCCACATGATCAATCGCGTCGAGCCGAAGATCGTGGACCTCGTCAAGCGCGTTCCGGGCGTTACTATCCGCAACGTGTCCGGCCCAGGCCACTATGTGTTCATTGCTCATTGCAACACCGCGCCTTTTGATAATCTGGACCTGCGTCTCGCGCTGAAATACGCCATGAACCGCGAAGAGATGCTCGACAAGATCCTGCGTGGCTATGGTTCTGTCGGCAATGACTTCCCGATCAACGCTGCCTATCCGCTCTATTCCAACGATATCGAGCAGCGCGCCTATGATCCCGACAAGGCCGCCTTCCACTTCAAGAAGTCTGGCCATGACGGCGCTATCCTGCTGCGCACCTCTGATGTTGCCTTCCCTGGTGCTGTCGATGCAGCACAGCTTTACCAGCAGAGCTGTGCGAAAGCCGGCATCACGGTGGAAATCAAGCGCGAGCCAGGCGACGGCTACTGGTCTGAAGTGTGGAACAAGCAGCCCTTCTCCACGTCCTACTGGGGCGGGCGCCCGACCCAGGACCAGATGTATTCCACTGCCTATCTTTCCACCGCAGACTGGAATGACACCCGCTTCCTGCGTCCGGACTTCGACAAGCTGATCATCGCTGCGCGCGGTGAGCTGGACGACACCAAACGCAAGGCCATGTATCGCGATGCAGCCGTCATGGTTCGTGACGAAGGCGGAGTGATCCTGCCGATGTTTAACGACTTCATTGATGCCTCGTCAGACAAGATTGGTGGCTGGGAATCGCATCCATCAGGCGAGATGATGGACGGCTACGC includes:
- a CDS encoding ABC transporter substrate-binding protein, with the translated sequence MSQELEFLSRHVAVGKLSRRDFLGRAAALGVSAAFANTLLGSAALAQGPVKGGILKAGMQGGEATNNLDPATFLSQVPFSFGKCWGEYLLALKPDGTIENRIAEEVNASADAKEWTFKIRDGVEFHNGKTVSAEDVLATLERHSNEESKSGALGIMKGIESMKVDGKNVVVTLTQPNADLPYLMTDYHLIVQPNGGKDDPTAGISAGPYKVTVNEPGVRAGGERFANYWMGDKVGHADQIEIIVINDATARTSALQGGQVHMINRVEPKIVDLVKRVPGVTIRNVSGPGHYVFIAHCNTAPFDNLDLRLALKYAMNREEMLDKILRGYGSVGNDFPINAAYPLYSNDIEQRAYDPDKAAFHFKKSGHDGAILLRTSDVAFPGAVDAAQLYQQSCAKAGITVEIKREPGDGYWSEVWNKQPFSTSYWGGRPTQDQMYSTAYLSTADWNDTRFLRPDFDKLIIAARGELDDTKRKAMYRDAAVMVRDEGGVILPMFNDFIDASSDKIGGWESHPSGEMMDGYALAKCWLAA